A stretch of the Bacillota bacterium genome encodes the following:
- a CDS encoding type II toxin-antitoxin system HicA family toxin: protein MSRWAPCKRRDFISRLRKLGFRGPYSGTRHQFMIYGEHRLSIPSNAEYSVPQLRMMLEEVEKIIKRKIDLQEWEELG from the coding sequence ATGAGTCGCTGGGCTCCCTGTAAACGCCGCGACTTTATCAGCCGCCTCCGCAAACTAGGGTTCCGGGGGCCTTACAGCGGGACACGTCACCAATTCATGATTTACGGTGAACACCGCTTGAGCATACCATCCAATGCCGAGTACTCTGTGCCGCAGTTGAGGATGATGCTGGAAGAGGTTGAAAAAATCATTAAGCGCAAGATAGATCTTCAGGAATGGGAAGAACTTGGGTAG
- a CDS encoding Uma2 family endonuclease, translating to MGANVPPAGEIFVTYEQYAQMPDDGRRYEILEGVLQMTPSPTTRHQRVSGNLYFIIRSHVAEHDLGEVFDAPLDVVLSSTCVLQPDLVFVSKAREQVINEKNIAGAPDLVVEIVSPATASMDRVTKAQVYARYGVPYYWVADPDQKTIEEFRLERGIYFLVRAWEGDAKFAPELFPGLEIKLSDVFTA from the coding sequence ATGGGCGCAAACGTTCCCCCCGCAGGTGAGATCTTCGTCACCTACGAGCAGTACGCCCAGATGCCCGACGACGGCCGGCGTTACGAGATCCTGGAGGGAGTGCTGCAGATGACGCCTTCACCCACCACGAGGCACCAGAGAGTCTCAGGAAACCTGTATTTCATTATACGAAGCCATGTTGCGGAGCACGATCTGGGGGAGGTTTTCGACGCGCCGCTTGACGTGGTCCTGAGCAGCACGTGCGTTCTCCAGCCGGACCTGGTTTTTGTTTCAAAGGCGAGGGAGCAGGTGATCAACGAGAAAAACATCGCCGGCGCCCCCGACCTGGTTGTTGAAATTGTCTCCCCCGCCACGGCCAGCATGGACCGGGTGACCAAGGCCCAGGTCTACGCCCGCTACGGCGTCCCCTATTACTGGGTGGCGGACCCGGACCAAAAAACTATCGAGGAGTTTCGCCTCGAACGCGGGATCTACTTTCTCGTGCGCGCGTGGGAAGGGGACGCGAAATTCGCCCCGGAGCTCTTCCCCGGCCTGGAGATCAAACTTTCAGACGTTTTCACCGCCTAG
- a CDS encoding CopG family transcriptional regulator, with protein sequence MDRTQIYLPPEQHKALLKEAARRGISFAALMREIVTDHLEKDKKLKKPPKEVYLRLVGLGQSGARDVSEHHDRYLAEALKNDHHG encoded by the coding sequence GTGGATCGCACCCAGATCTATCTTCCCCCCGAACAACACAAGGCGCTGCTCAAAGAAGCGGCCAGGAGAGGAATTTCCTTTGCGGCCCTGATGCGGGAAATCGTTACCGACCATCTTGAGAAGGACAAAAAGTTAAAAAAACCGCCTAAAGAAGTTTACCTGCGCCTGGTCGGGTTAGGACAGAGCGGGGCACGGGACGTTTCCGAGCACCATGATCGATATCTGGCGGAGGCCCTCAAAAATGACCATCATGGTTGA
- a CDS encoding HD domain-containing protein — protein MKTQWVKGLRAGTEVATYFGIFDISLAKTKNGAKYLKLLLGDRTGMIEARVWDSGLAEELYRVVAPGDIAVVRGTVTEFNGLQINIDTCLKTDKSHLDLNDFRPVTEKNIPQMLSKFTQGLKQVAHPDLKALLERVFTPDFAGNFARATAARTIHHAYGGGLLEHTLEVMDYCTKIAEVQGEFLNADLLITGAALHDIGKLWEYDQTDLVFQRTGVGRLLGGHVILGRDFVREQIAACEAFPGELALHLEHLILSHHGQREWGAVEEPRTVEAVALHHADLISARLNQVAHLLKSHQGTAPWTNFDRHLGRSLYVPEKKPNQRRG, from the coding sequence GTGAAAACCCAGTGGGTGAAGGGCTTGCGGGCGGGGACGGAGGTCGCCACCTATTTCGGGATCTTCGACATCAGCCTGGCGAAAACGAAAAACGGGGCGAAGTATCTCAAGCTCCTGCTGGGCGACCGCACCGGGATGATCGAGGCCCGCGTCTGGGACTCCGGCCTGGCCGAAGAACTCTACCGGGTGGTCGCCCCGGGGGACATCGCGGTCGTCCGGGGCACCGTCACCGAGTTCAACGGGCTCCAGATCAACATCGACACCTGCCTGAAGACCGACAAGTCCCACCTCGACCTCAACGACTTCCGTCCCGTGACGGAAAAAAACATCCCCCAGATGTTGAGTAAATTCACGCAGGGGCTCAAGCAGGTAGCGCACCCCGATTTGAAGGCCCTCCTCGAGCGGGTCTTCACGCCCGATTTTGCAGGCAACTTTGCGCGGGCCACGGCCGCCCGCACGATCCACCACGCTTACGGCGGCGGGCTCCTGGAGCACACCCTCGAAGTGATGGACTACTGCACAAAGATCGCGGAGGTGCAGGGGGAATTTCTCAACGCCGACCTCCTCATTACCGGGGCGGCGCTCCACGACATCGGAAAGCTGTGGGAGTACGACCAGACGGACCTCGTCTTCCAGCGTACCGGGGTGGGGCGCCTGCTGGGCGGCCACGTGATCCTGGGGAGGGATTTCGTGCGGGAACAAATTGCAGCCTGCGAAGCCTTTCCCGGCGAGCTCGCCCTCCACCTCGAGCACCTGATTTTATCCCACCACGGGCAGCGGGAGTGGGGAGCCGTGGAAGAGCCGCGCACCGTCGAGGCGGTCGCCCTCCACCACGCCGACCTGATCTCGGCCCGCCTCAATCAGGTCGCCCATCTCCTGAAATCCCACCAGGGAACTGCGCCCTGGACGAATTTCGACCGCCACCTGGGGAGAAGCCTCTACGTGCCGGAGAAAAAGCCCAATCAGCGTAGGGGATAA
- a CDS encoding polyprenyl synthetase family protein, protein MNMTLETISEAIYRESAVLFVLDEVERRLHRVAAAREGTCGRLAAHLIQAGGKRLRPLLVILSGECHSACSKRGGGGGESSGSGARARESLINVAVTAELIHTASLIHDDILDRAATRRGRPTLNSLWGSHAAVLTGDFLFATAFGLLAREHEGALALMAGAVRAMCEGEIQQAASLFDPALTEKDYISRIEKKTASLLGACCGAGALVAGAPAETVASLISFGRNLGLGFQIIDDLLDFTRDEESLGKPAGSDLAQGILTLPVIYLLQDGSRGQQVRKILARRTCGPAELAAIIQAVRETPALDYAYQRAVHFTQKAKACLACIPEQPARSTLLAVADGVLARVN, encoded by the coding sequence ATGAACATGACGCTTGAGACGATATCCGAGGCAATTTACCGGGAATCAGCCGTTCTTTTCGTTTTGGACGAAGTGGAGCGAAGGCTCCACCGGGTTGCCGCGGCCCGGGAGGGCACCTGCGGAAGGCTGGCCGCCCACCTTATCCAGGCAGGAGGCAAGCGCCTCCGCCCCCTGCTGGTGATCCTCTCCGGCGAGTGTCATAGCGCCTGCAGCAAAAGGGGTGGCGGCGGGGGCGAGAGCAGCGGAAGCGGCGCCCGCGCCCGCGAGTCCCTTATTAATGTCGCGGTAACCGCGGAACTCATTCACACCGCCTCGCTCATCCACGACGACATCCTCGACCGCGCCGCCACCAGGCGCGGCCGGCCCACCCTCAACTCCCTCTGGGGGAGCCACGCCGCGGTCCTGACAGGCGATTTCCTTTTTGCAACGGCATTCGGACTTCTCGCCCGTGAGCACGAAGGGGCGCTCGCCCTGATGGCGGGTGCCGTCCGCGCCATGTGCGAGGGGGAAATCCAACAGGCGGCCTCCCTCTTCGACCCCGCGCTTACCGAAAAGGACTACATCTCCCGGATCGAAAAGAAAACAGCCTCCCTGCTGGGAGCCTGCTGCGGCGCCGGGGCCCTGGTGGCCGGAGCGCCCGCAGAAACCGTCGCCAGCTTGATCTCCTTCGGCCGCAACCTGGGGCTCGGTTTCCAAATTATAGATGACCTCCTCGACTTTACGAGAGACGAAGAATCCCTGGGCAAGCCGGCGGGCTCCGACCTCGCCCAGGGGATCCTCACGCTCCCCGTGATCTACCTCCTCCAGGACGGAAGCCGCGGGCAGCAGGTGAGGAAAATTCTTGCCAGGCGAACCTGCGGCCCGGCCGAACTTGCCGCGATCATCCAGGCCGTCCGGGAAACACCCGCCCTTGACTACGCCTACCAGAGAGCCGTCCACTTCACCCAAAAAGCGAAGGCCTGCCTTGCGTGCATTCCGGAACAACCCGCCCGCTCCACCCTCCTGGCCGTCGCGGACGGGGTTCTGGCCAGGGTCAACTGA
- a CDS encoding tetraprenyl-beta-curcumene synthase family protein, which yields MKKMADRAARKTSFPLRETAGTRAKRLALVVRFAMRVFPEVDRELERWRRRLGEAGDPELRRQGRASIEKKRFHAQGGSVYALYGGPARELIPFFVAFQTISDYLDNLCDRAGCFDAAAFRQLHTAYTDALDPAGGPGDYYGLYPYRDDGGYLAALVAECRDVLRRLPSYGAVQNDALRLARLYSDLQTFKHTHLERREELLRDWFADHAAACPELNWWEFAAAAGSTLGIFALCAAAARPGLTPSEARLLTAGYFPWICGLHILLDYFIDQAEDRAGGDLNFVFYYPDGAACRERLTLFLRRALEKAAHLPDPLFHLTVVRGLPAFYLSDPKVPAQGLDGDARLLLELGGKDTLWMHRACCLLRCFGKI from the coding sequence ATGAAGAAGATGGCGGACAGGGCGGCTCGAAAGACTTCTTTCCCCCTGCGTGAAACGGCCGGAACGCGGGCGAAGCGGCTGGCGCTTGTAGTTAGATTTGCGATGCGCGTCTTCCCGGAGGTGGACCGGGAGCTTGAGCGGTGGCGGCGGCGCCTGGGGGAAGCGGGCGACCCGGAGCTGCGGCGGCAGGGGCGTGCCAGCATCGAAAAGAAGCGGTTCCACGCTCAGGGGGGAAGCGTTTACGCCCTTTATGGCGGTCCGGCGCGGGAACTGATTCCCTTTTTCGTCGCTTTTCAGACCATCAGCGACTACCTGGATAACCTCTGCGACCGCGCCGGGTGCTTTGATGCCGCGGCCTTCCGTCAGCTGCACACCGCCTACACCGACGCCCTCGACCCTGCGGGAGGGCCGGGGGACTACTACGGCCTCTACCCCTACCGGGACGACGGCGGGTACCTGGCGGCGCTTGTGGCGGAGTGCCGCGATGTTTTGCGCCGCCTCCCTTCTTACGGCGCGGTGCAAAACGACGCCCTCAGGCTCGCCCGCCTCTACAGCGACCTCCAGACCTTCAAGCACACGCACCTGGAGCGCCGGGAGGAACTGCTCAGGGACTGGTTCGCGGATCACGCCGCCGCCTGCCCCGAACTGAACTGGTGGGAATTCGCGGCGGCAGCCGGGTCCACGCTCGGCATTTTCGCCCTCTGCGCCGCAGCGGCCCGGCCCGGCTTGACTCCGTCGGAAGCCCGGCTCCTGACTGCCGGCTACTTCCCCTGGATCTGCGGCCTCCACATCCTGCTCGACTATTTTATAGACCAGGCCGAAGACCGGGCCGGGGGGGACCTCAACTTTGTGTTCTACTACCCGGACGGGGCTGCCTGCAGAGAGCGGCTCACCTTATTTCTGCGGCGCGCCCTGGAAAAGGCCGCCCACCTGCCAGACCCACTCTTTCACCTCACCGTGGTCAGAGGGCTCCCCGCCTTTTACCTTTCGGACCCGAAAGTTCCGGCCCAGGGGCTGGACGGAGACGCCCGTCTTCTCCTGGAACTGGGCGGGAAAGATACGCTCTGGATGCACCGCGCCTGCTGCCTCCTGCGCTGCTTCGGAAAGATTTAG
- a CDS encoding spore coat protein, whose protein sequence is MDININPGRNAGGAVQDPAGATALNDQTVAYDLLISAKSGVKNIASALTEVASPNVRSALRKQLDDAINLHERVTSYMLNKGWYYPYNVSRQIQQDLRNAEMAMQMR, encoded by the coding sequence ATGGACATTAATATCAACCCTGGCAGGAACGCCGGCGGCGCGGTTCAGGATCCGGCTGGCGCAACCGCCCTCAACGACCAAACAGTCGCGTATGATCTGTTAATTTCTGCTAAGTCGGGGGTTAAGAACATCGCATCTGCCCTTACAGAAGTAGCATCCCCCAACGTGCGCAGCGCTCTGCGGAAGCAGTTGGATGATGCCATCAACTTACACGAAAGAGTCACCAGCTACATGCTGAACAAGGGCTGGTATTACCCCTACAACGTAAGCCGGCAAATCCAGCAGGACTTAAGAAACGCTGAGATGGCGATGCAAATGCGTTGA
- a CDS encoding spore coat protein codes for MLELHELMAFKNVCVMKASAMNQFVADPELKSLLQQDVQASQNHIQQLQNFLSRQNQPQASF; via the coding sequence ATGCTGGAACTTCACGAGCTCATGGCGTTCAAAAACGTGTGCGTCATGAAGGCGTCGGCAATGAACCAGTTCGTTGCGGATCCGGAGTTGAAGTCCCTTTTGCAGCAAGATGTTCAGGCTTCTCAGAATCATATTCAGCAGCTTCAAAACTTTTTATCACGTCAAAATCAACCTCAAGCGAGTTTTTAG
- a CDS encoding AbrB/MazE/SpoVT family DNA-binding domain-containing protein yields the protein MKTVKLRKIGNSFGFTIPKELMEKYNLAEGNELHVVETKDGFTLTPYDPEFDLWAASFENTNNKFKNTLKNLAK from the coding sequence ATGAAAACTGTTAAATTAAGAAAAATTGGTAACAGCTTTGGCTTCACTATCCCGAAAGAACTCATGGAAAAATATAATCTTGCTGAAGGCAATGAATTACATGTCGTTGAAACTAAAGACGGCTTTACCCTCACTCCTTATGATCCTGAATTTGATCTCTGGGCGGCTAGCTTTGAGAATACTAATAATAAATTTAAAAATACGCTAAAGAACCTGGCAAAATGA
- a CDS encoding type II toxin-antitoxin system death-on-curing family toxin, with amino-acid sequence MKNVIFIPKKIILLFHEQLIQTYGGSYGIRDEKLLDSALEQPKATFDGKFLHDTLMKMAAAYGYHLCNNHPFLDGNKRIALVAMDIFLQRNGYQIIASEKETYKMMVALSAGKLSKDELAHWLENNTSSLINN; translated from the coding sequence ATGAAAAATGTTATCTTTATTCCGAAAAAAATTATTCTACTATTTCATGAGCAGTTAATCCAAACTTATGGTGGCTCTTACGGTATTCGAGACGAAAAATTGCTTGATTCTGCTTTAGAGCAACCTAAAGCAACTTTTGATGGTAAGTTCTTACATGACACTCTAATGAAAATGGCTGCTGCATACGGCTATCACTTGTGCAATAATCATCCCTTTTTAGATGGAAATAAAAGAATTGCACTTGTTGCCATGGATATTTTCTTGCAAAGAAACGGCTATCAAATTATCGCTTCTGAAAAGGAAACCTACAAAATGATGGTGGCCCTATCAGCGGGTAAGCTATCAAAAGACGAACTGGCACACTGGCTTGAAAATAACACATCGTCTCTTATCAATAACTGA
- a CDS encoding transposase, with the protein MKRIPPSEQFRQEWDQILCNGVGENETLLDALSRAGARYMLQVAIEQEVTEYLGRGRYQRGDRDREGYRNGYEPKTLLTGQGPIELAAPQVRNTSEPYRSQLLDAVAKRTTAFDELIRRMYVRGLSQRDVADLFWGLLFASRNHQKKTYR; encoded by the coding sequence ATGAAGAGAATACCACCAAGTGAACAGTTCAGGCAAGAGTGGGATCAGATCCTGTGTAACGGTGTCGGTGAAAATGAAACACTGCTTGATGCGCTGTCAAGGGCCGGGGCCCGGTATATGCTGCAGGTGGCAATAGAGCAAGAGGTCACCGAATATCTGGGCCGGGGCCGCTACCAGCGGGGCGACCGTGATCGTGAAGGCTATCGTAACGGCTACGAACCCAAGACGCTCCTTACCGGCCAGGGACCGATTGAATTGGCCGCTCCCCAGGTGAGGAACACCAGTGAGCCATACCGGTCGCAACTGCTGGATGCTGTCGCAAAACGCACCACCGCCTTTGACGAACTGATCCGCCGCATGTATGTACGCGGCCTGAGCCAGAGAGACGTTGCCGATCTCTTCTGGGGTTTGCTTTTCGCCAGTAGAAACCACCAGAAGAAAACTTACCGCTAG
- a CDS encoding DUF3368 domain-containing protein, protein MKEVREATKIMGTLGVVALGVKMGLLPGVDPILDSLEQNGFRFTERVRKKIKEEIEE, encoded by the coding sequence GTGAAAGAAGTCAGGGAGGCTACCAAGATTATGGGTACCTTAGGCGTTGTGGCGCTTGGCGTAAAAATGGGTCTATTGCCTGGCGTTGATCCAATCCTCGATAGCCTGGAACAGAATGGGTTCCGCTTTACTGAAAGGGTAAGAAAAAAGATTAAGGAAGAAATTGAGGAATAG
- a CDS encoding UPF0175 family protein, with product MKRLAATFYADGSLSLGKAAELANVSKQDFLDFLAAHNIPLNYDLDELEEDLATVKEFLQNESGL from the coding sequence TTGAAAAGGCTCGCGGCAACCTTTTACGCAGATGGGAGCTTATCCCTGGGTAAGGCGGCGGAACTGGCCAACGTGTCCAAACAGGACTTCCTCGATTTCTTGGCCGCACATAACATTCCTCTTAACTATGATCTCGACGAGTTAGAGGAAGACTTGGCGACCGTCAAGGAGTTTTTGCAAAATGAAAGTGGTCTCTAA